The Arctopsyche grandis isolate Sample6627 chromosome 10, ASM5162203v2, whole genome shotgun sequence genome window below encodes:
- the LOC143918460 gene encoding uncharacterized protein LOC143918460, translating to MSSAENEEIEASTSKSHKGRNPTRDVEPIRDRSSSRIHQTRSQTQSIEILAKENKVEVIMTSIELRYSGAVQRLKGKIDKSSELDEGQYQTIKEAYDYVRKLHYEYLDNLTDIPKAAKIDEEYDAITITVKNLKAALDCQSFQDSKLKVEQATIKFARDKLPTLTIPTFQGDPSEWQSFQQAFKNIIGNKTEYSNVTKLQYLHQSLIGPALAAVSGLDISSDNYEIAWSILDKQYNLPRLNLKTRINSLCDLKLITRESHIELRNLLNQVTVCIKNIESLGYAREILDPWVTCLVLRKLPFNIVRDWEISLVSREMPPYESLETFLQNRCNVLQSTASVTTVKEFPHSRQRIMRTHVANKNPSSKVNACAFCRNNHFIGKCDKFKAKSSMERNEFVKSNNMCFKCLNSSHKITNCKSNYNCLRCKQNHHTLLHQDDTFSSNNTGRKSINAHSTHFSQREIILPTVQVDIITSNGTVVKGRTLLDSGSQVNYVTTSFAKKNNFKLEKISQKIVGIANQESSIRHITKVTIRSSTTNYSTKVLCLVLPEITGEIPTVKLDQQLISIPAGIKLSDPLWNKPTPIDFLLGAEICVHAMKAGTIQLGKGMPILKDTEFGWTIVGPYPEVNNAPGKSHIGLSQLDSHIQNFWMIDQVPMVKHQSLEEKRCEEHFQAHTSRDKNGRFCVALPYKNSPVVLGSSLHIAEKRHKTLERRFLANNNLKMEYNKVLEEYINLGHMSECEPPEAHEVHCYLPHHVVVKESSLTTKYRVVFDASAKTTSNISLNNILMVGPNVQSDLLSLLLNFRLHKYVITADIKQMYRQIQIAEKNKNVQRIIWRTDPQSKFKHYKLNTVTFGTASAPFLATRCLNQLAEENRNKYPIASKVIERDFYVDDLLTGTNTIEAGKLLKVQLETILLSAGMPLSKWTSNNSDIITDVKADDCSDFNFSNESHKTLGLFWKPREDVFVFKVQTEVETENITKRNFLSVISQIFDPLGLLSPLLINYKILMQSVWQQTIGWDEFIPQTIFKKWKDCQLSNTVMKLYKIPRLIILNNAINIQAHGFCDASEKAYGACIYVKCTDQLGNSKCHLVCSRSRVAPLSFVTIPRLELCSAMLLSKLMKSTIDQLTIHINEKYYWTDSTVALHWIRGESCKWTTFVANRVAEIQSISQPIEWYHVSSTDNPADLISRGTQPSELNHNSLWWDGPSWLKLDESRWPRRPPEITIDLPERRVVTNATLVRENNWIDKYSHLPRLLRVLSYVRRPLRNKQLNVKENNEPSALELKDALNNLIRLSQMESFPLEYRLLSKGHPIPSSSKLAKLSPLFHENLICVGSRLPLGTTLSTSPIILSNKHKLTHMIVRDAHLKYIHLGTQALLSLLRQTYWPLAGHNTVKGVVRSCVICFRNKPLSHNRLMGLLPLERTTANFPFSHVGIDFAGPFPVKSGCNKNSKIIKGYVCVFVCFSSKAVHLELVGDLTSSNFLNCLRRFVARRGRPNTIYSDNATNFVGASRELVNLVKLIYERPHEEKLLRYVASEGIRWKFNPPRAPHMGGLWEAAVKSMKIHLNKVLKATTLNFESFCTVLTQIEACMNSRPLSPLSSDPLDLLPLTPGHFLIGRSLLALPMELRHKWKKDSSNNLSVGQMVLLKEEHMLPTRWVLGRVTKLYPGPDGRVRVVDVFTASGEFRRSSHLVAPLPILPQGPLDRKEDQQEGGETAASIPSTSVA from the exons atgtcaagtgctgaaaacgaggaaatagaagcttcgacttccaagtcgcataaaggtcgaaatccaactagggacgtagaacctattagagacaggtcaagctctagaatacatcagactcgaagtcagactcaatcgatagaaatattagcgaaggaaaataaagtagaagttataatgacgtcaatagaattaaggtattcaggcgcggtacaaagactaaaaggaaaaatagataaatcctccgaattagatgaaggacagtatcaaaccattaaagaagcatacgattatgtccgaaaactccattacgaatatttagataaccttacagacataccgaaagcggccaaaatagacgaagagtacgatgcaattacaataacagttaaaaatcttaaagcagcattagattgccaatcctttcaagatagtaaactaaaggtagagcaagcaacaattaaatttgctagagataagttaccgacgttaaccattcccacatttcagggagatccatctgaatggcaatcgtttcaacaagcttttaagaatataataggaaacaaaacggaatattcgaatgtcacgaaattgcaatatttgcatcaatccttaatcggtcccgctttggcagctgtatcaggtttagatattagctcagacaattacgaaatagcttggagtattttagacaagcaatataatttaccaagacttaatctcaaaactaggattaattcactttgtgacttaaaattaatcacaagagaatcacatatcgaattgagaaatctattgaatcaggtaacagtgtgtattaaaaacattgaatcgttgggttacgcgagagaaattttagatccatgggtaacatgtttagttctaaggaaattaccttttaatatagtaagagactgggaaatatcgctggttagcagagaaatgccaccatatgaaagtttagagacattcttgcagaatagatgtaatgtattacaatctactgcatctgtaactacggtgaaggaattccctcatagtcgtcaaagaatcatgagaactcatgtcgcgaacaaaaacccatcaagtaaggtaaacgcatgcgcattctgtcgaaataatcatttcataggcaaatgtgataaattcaaagcaaaatccagtatggaaagaaatgaattcgttaaatctaataacatgtgttttaaatgtttaaattcatcgcataagataacaaattgcaagtctaactataattgcttaaggtgcaaacaaaaccatcacactttgttgcatcaggacgatacatttagttccaataatacgggaaggaagtcaattaatgctcattctactcatttctctcaaagggagataattttaccgacggtacaagtagacattataacgtccaatggaacggtcgttaagggtcgcacattattagattccggctcacaagtcaactatgttaccacatctttcgctaagaagaataacttcaaattagagaaaatctctcaaaaaattgtaggtatcgctaatcaagaaagtagcattcgtcacatcaccaaggtgaccataaggtcttcaaccactaattactcaaccaaagtgttgtgtttggtattaccagaaattactggcgaaattccaactgtgaaactggatcaacagttaatttcaataccagcgggaatcaagttatcagatcccctttggaataaaccgacgccaatcgatttcttgctcggcgccgagatttgcgttcatgctatgaaagcaggaaccatccagttaggaaaaggtatgcctatcttaaaggataccgaattcggatggacaatagttggtccatatcccgaagtaaataatgctccagggaagagccacataggcttaagtcaattagacagtcacattcaaaacttttggatgatcgaccaggttcctatggtaaaacatcaatctcttgaggagaaaagatgtgaggaacatttccaagcacacacatcacgagataaaaacggtagattttgtgtagctttaccatataaaaattccccggtagtattaggaagttcattacacattgcggagaaaagacacaaaactttggaaagacgttttttagccaataataatttaaaaatggaatacaataaagttttagaagagtacataaatttaggacatatgtcagagtgtgaacctccggaggcacatgaggttcattgttatttacctcatcacgtcgtggttaaggagtctagccttaccactaaatatcgtgtagtttttgatgcgtccgcaaagacaacgtctaatatctcactaaataatattttgatggtgggacctaatgtccaatcagatttgttaagtttactactcaactttcgactccataaatacgtgattactgcggatattaagcagatgtaccgacagattcaaatagcagagaaaaataaaaatgtacaacgaatcatttggcgaacagatccccagagtaaattcaagcattacaagcttaatacagtaacattcggaactgcttcagccccatttttagctactagatgtctaaatcagttagcagaggagaatagaaacaaatatcccatcgctagtaaagtgatcgaacgtgatttttatgttgatgatttgctcacgggaactaatactattgaagctggtaaattattaaaggttcaactggaaaccatattattatcagccggtatgcccttaagcaaatggacatcgaacaactccgatataatcacggatgttaaagctgacgattgttcagattttaacttctctaacgaatcacacaaaactttaggtttattttggaaaccgcgggaagacgtttttgtatttaaggttcaaaccgaagtcgagactgaaaatataacaaaaagaaactttttatcagtaattagtcagatcttcgacccattaggactattatctccattgttaattaattataagatattaatgcaatctgtctggcaacaaaccattggttgggatgaattcattcctcagacaatcttcaaaaaatggaaagattgccaattatccaatacagtcatgaaactttataaaattcctagattgataatactaaataatgccattaatatacaggcacacggattttgtgacgcatccgagaaagcttatggtgcttgtatttatgtaaaatgtactgatcaattgggaaattccaaatgtcatcttgtgtgttctcgttcgagagtcgctccgctcagttttgtaactattccgcgtttagagctgtgctccgctatgttattatcaaagttaatgaagtcaacaatagaccaattaacaattcatattaatgaaaaatattattggacggattcaaccgtcgcattgcattggattagaggagagtcatgtaaatggaccaccttcgttgccaatcgagtggccgaaatccaatcaatatctcaacccattgagtggtaccatgtctcctctacagacaatccagcagatttaatttctcgagggactcaaccatcagaattaaatcataattcgttatggtgggacggccctagttggttgaaattagacgaatcacgatggcctcgaagacctcctgagatcacaatagatcttccagagagaagggtagtcactaacgctacccttgtgagggaaaataattggatagataaatattctcatcttccaagactccttcgagttttatcatatgttcgtcggccactaaggaataaacaattaaacgttaaagaaaataacgaaccgtccgctttagaattaaaagatgctttaaataatttgataaggttatcgcaaatggaatcatttccattggaatatcgtttgctgagcaagggacatccaattcccagtagcagtaaattagctaaattgtcccctctattccacgagaatttaatttgtgttggaagtagacttcctctgggaacaactctatcaacgtcacccattatcttgtcaaataagcataaacttacacacatgattgtccgagatgcgcacttgaaatatattcacttgggtactcaagccttactgtcgttattgcggcagacctattggccattggccggacataatactgtcaaaggagtggtgcgttcatgtgtcatttgtttcagaaataaaccactgtcacacaatagattaatgggattactcccgcttgaacgtaccactgcgaattttcctttcagtcatgtggggatagatttcgcaggaccttttcctgtgaagagtggttgcaataagaattctaagataattaagggttacgtttgtgtctttgtgtgtttttccagtaaggcagttcacttggaacttgtcggagacttaacgagttcaaatttcttaaattgtttaagaagattcgtagccagacgtggcaggcccaatacgatatattccgacaatgctactaattttgtcggtgcaagtcgtgaactcgttaatttagtaaaattaatttacgaacgtcctcatgaggagaagctactacggtatgtagcctccgaagggattcgttggaagtttaacccgccaagggcgcctcacatgggagggctgtgggaagcagcggttaaatccatgaagattcatttaaacaaggtgttaaaggccaccaccttaaatttcgaatcattttgtacggtattgactcaaatagaagcttgcatgaattcccgtcctcttagtcccttgtcttcggatccactagaccttttacccctcacacctggacatttcttaattggcagatccttactcgctcttccaatggag ttacgacacaaatggaagaaggactcgagcaacaatctgagtgtgggtcaaatggtcctgttaaaggaggaacacatgctgccaacccgatgggtcttgggtcgagtcactaaattgtatcccggaccagatggcagagttcgagtcgtcgacgtctttactgccagcggagagtttcgtcggtccagtcatctagtggcgccattgccgattctaccacaaggaccacttgacaggaaggaagatcagcaagagggaggagaaacagcagcttcaattccgtcaacttcggtagcttag